The Mastomys coucha isolate ucsf_1 unplaced genomic scaffold, UCSF_Mcou_1 pScaffold13, whole genome shotgun sequence genome has a window encoding:
- the Apc gene encoding adenomatous polyposis coli protein isoform X4: MAAASYDQLLKQVEALKMENSNLRQELEDNSNHLTKLETEASNMKEVLKQLQGSIEDETMTSGQIDLLERLKEFNLDSNFPGVKLRSKMSLRSYGSREGSVSSRSGECSPVPMGSFPRRAFVNGSRERTGYLEELEKERSLLLADLDKEEKEKDWYYAQLQNLTKRIDSLPLTENFSLQTDMTRRQLEYEARQIRAAMEEQLGTCQDMEKRAQRRIARIQQIEKDILRVRQLLQSQAAEAERSSQSKHDAASHEAERQHEGQGVAESNMATSDSGQSSAARVDHETASVLSSSGTHSAPRRLTSHLGTKVEMVYSLLSMLGTHDKDDMSRTLLAMSSSQDSCISMRQSGCLPLLIQLLHGNDKDSVLLGNSRGSKEARARASAALHNIIHSQPDDKRGRREIRVLHLLEQIRAYCETCWEWQEAHEQGMDQDKNPMPAPVEHQICPAVCVLMKLSFDEEHRHAMNELGGLQAIAELLQVDCEMYGLTNDHYSVTLRRYAGMALTNLTFGDVANKATLCSMKGCMRALVAQLKSESEDLQQVIASVLRNLSWRADVNSKKTLREVGSVKALMECALEVKKESTLKSVLSALWNLSAHCTENKADICAVDGALAFLVGTLTYRSQTNTLAIIESGGGILRNVSSLIATNEDHRQILRENNCLQTLLQHLKSHSLTIVSNACGTLWNLSARNPKDQEALWDMGAVSMLKNLIHSKHKMIAMGSAAALRNLMANRPAKYKDANIMSPGSSLPSLHVRKQKALEAELDAQHLSETFDNIDNLSPKASHRSKQRHKPNLYGDYVFDTNRHDDNRSDNFNTGNMTVLSPYLNTTVLPSSSSSRGSLDSSRSEKDRSLERERGIGLSAYHPATENPGTSSKRGLQITTTAAQIAKVMEEVSAIHTSQDDRSSASTTEFHCVADDRSTARRSSASHTHSNTYNFTKSENSNRTCSMPYAKVEYKRSSNDSLNSVTSSDGYGKRGQMKPSVESYSEDDESKFCSYGQYPADLAHKIHSANHMDDNDGELDTPINYSLKYSDEQLNSGRQSPSQNERWARPKHVIEDEIKQNEQRQSRSQNTNYPVYSENTDDKHLKFQTHFGQQECVSPFRSRGTSGSETNRMGSSHAINQNVNQSLCQEDDYEDDKPTNYSERYSEEEQHEEEEERPTNYSIKYNEEKHHVDQPIDYSLKYATDISSSQKPSFSFSKNSSAQSTKTEHASPSSEHASAPSSSAKRQDQLLPRSAQRNSQTQKGTTCKVPSINQETIQTYCVEDTPICFSRCSSLSSLSSAEDEIGCDQTTQEADSANTLQIAEIKENDVTRSTEDPATEVPSVSQNARTKPSRLQASGLSSESTRHKGVEFSSGAKSPSKSGAQTPKSPPEHYVQETPLVFSRCTSVSSLDSFESRSIASSVQSEPCSGMVSGIISPSDLPDSPGQTMPPSRNKTPPPPPQTVQTKREAPKSKAPAAEKRESGPKQTAVNAAVQRVQVPPDADTLLHFATESTPDGFSCSSSLSALSLDEPFIQKDVELRIMPPVQENDNGNETEAEQPEESNEEQDKEVEKPDSEKDLLDDSDDDDIEILEECIISAMPTKSSRKAKKLAQTASKLPPPVARKPSQLPVYKLLPSQNRLQAQKHVSFTPGDDVPRVYCVEGTPINFSTATSLSDLTIESPPNELAAGDGVRAGVQSGEFEKRDTIPTEGRSTEEAQRGKVSSIVIPDLDDNKAEEGDILAECINSAMPKGKSHKPFRVKKIMDQVQQASVTSSGTNKNQIDTKKKKPTSPVKPMPQSTEYRTHVRRNTDSKVNVNTEETFSDNKDSKKQSLKNNPKDFNDKLPNNEDRVRGSFTFDSPHHYTPIEGTPYCFSRNDSLSSLDFDDDDVDLSREKAELRKGKESKDSEAKVSCHTEPNSSQQSASKSQASIKHPVNRGQSKPVLQKQPAFPQSSKDVPDRGAAADEKLQNFAIENTPVCFSRNSSLSSLSDIDQENNNNKENEPIKEAEPTNSQGEPSKPQASGYAPKSFHVEDTPVCFSRNSSLSSLSIDSEDDLLQECISSAMPKKKRPSRLKGESEKQSPRKVGGILAEDLTLDLKDIQRPDSEHGLSPDSENFDWKAIQEGANSIVSSLHQAAAAAACLSRQASSDSDSILSLKSGISLGSPFHLTPDQEEKPFTSNKGPRILKPGEKSTLEAKKIESENKGIKGGKKVYKSLITGKIRSNSEISSQMKQPLQTNMPSISRGRTMIHIPGVRNSSSSTSPVSKKGPPLKPPASKSPSEGPVASTSPRGTKPAVKSELSPITRQTSQISGSNKGSSRSGSRDSTPSRPTQQPLSRPMQSPGRNSISPGRNGISPPNKLSQLPRTSSPSTASTKSSGSGKMSYTSPGRQLSQHNLTKQGGLSKNASSIPRSESASKGLNQMNNGNGSNKKVELSRMSSTKSSGSESDRSERPALVRQSTFIKEAPSPTLRRKLEESASFESLSPSSRPDSPTRSQAQTPVLSPSLPDMSLSTHPSVQAGGWRKLPPNLSPTIEYNDGRPAKRHDIARSHSESPSRLPINRAGTWKREHSKHSSSLPRVSTWRRTGSSSSILSASSESSEKAKSEDEKHVNSMPGPRQMKENQVPTKGTWRKIKESEISPTSMVSQTTSSGAASGAESKTLIYQMAPAVSKTEDVWVRIEDCPINNPRSGRSPTGNTPPVIDSVSEKGNPSIKDSKDTQGKQSVGNGSPVQTVGLETRLNSFIQVEAPEQKGTEAKPGQSNPVPIAETGETCIAERTPFSSSSSSKHSSPSGTVAARVTPFNYNPSPRKSSADSTSARPSQIPTPVSNNTKKRDSKTDSTESSGAQSPKRHSGSYLVTSV; this comes from the exons TTTTCCTTACAGACAGACATGACAAGACGGCAGCTAGAATATGAAGCGAGGCAAATCAGGGCTGCAATGGAGGAGCAGCTTGGCACCTGCCAGGACATGGAGAAGCGCGCACAG CGAAGAATAGCCAGGATTCAGCAAATAGAGAAGGACATACTTCGTGTACGGCAGCTTTTACAGTCCCAAGCAGCTGAAGCGGAG AGGTCATCTCAGAGCAAGCATGATGCTGCCTCCCATGAAGCTGAACGGCAGCATGAAGGTCAAGGAGTGGCAGAAAGCAACATGGCAACTTCTGATAGTGGTCAG AGTTCAGCTGCACGTGTGGATCACGAAACAGCCAGTGTTTTGAGTTCTAGTGGCACACACTCTGCTCCTCGAAGGCTGACGAGTCATCTGGGGACGAAG GTGGAAATGGTGTATTCATTGTTGTCAATGCTTGGTACTCATGATAAGGACGATATGTCACGAACTTTGCTAGCTATGTCTAGCTCCCAAGACAGCTGTATATCCATGCGACAGTCTGGATGTCTTCCTCTCCTCATCCAGCTTTTACATGGCAATGACAAAGACTCTGTACTGTTGGGAAATTCCCGGGGCAGTAAAGAGGCTCGGGCCAGGGCCAGTGCAGCACTCCACAACATCATTCACTCACAGCCTGATGACAAGAGAGGCAGGCGTGAAATCCGAGTCCTTCATCTTTTGGAACAGATACGAGCTTACTGTGAAACCTGTTGGGAGTGGCAGGAAGCCCATGAACAAGGCATGGACCAGGACAAAAATCCAA TGCCAGCTCCAGTTGAGCATCAGATATGTCCTGCCGTGTGTGTCCTAATGAAGCTTTCATTTGATGAAGAGCACAGGCATGCAATGAATGAACTTG GGGGACTGCAGGCCATTGCAGAGTTACTGCAGGTGGACTGTGAGATGTATGGGCTTACTAATGACCACTACAGTGTTACTTTAAGACGGTATGCTGGAATGGCTTTGACAAACTTGACCTTTGGAGACGTTGCCAACAAG GCTACGCTGTGTTCTATGAAGGGCTGCATGAGAGCACTTGTGGCCCAGTTAAAATCCGAAAGTGAAGACTTACAGCAG GTTATTGCAAGTGTTTTGAGGAATTTGTCTTGGCGAGCAGATGTAAATAGCAAAAAGACATTGAGAGAAGTTGGAAGTGTGAAAGCATTGATGGAATGTGCTTTGGAAGTTAAAAAG GAATCAACCCTCAAAAGCGTCTTGAGTGCCTTATGGAACCTGTCTGCACACTGCACTGAGAATAAGGCTGACATATGTGCTGTGGACGGAGCACTGGCTTTTCTGGTTGGCACCCTCACTTACCGAAGCCAGACAAATACTTTAGCCATTATTGAAAGTGGAGGTGGGATATTACGGAATGTGTCCAGCTTGATAGCTACAAATGAAGACCACAG gcAAATCCTAAGAGAGAACAATTGCCTACAAACTTTATTGCAGCACTTGAAATCTCACAGCTTGACAATAGTCAGTAATGCATGTGGAACTTTGTGGAATCTCTCAGCAAGAAATCCTAAAGACCAGGAAGCCTTGTGGGACATGGGGGCAGTGAGCATGCTCAAGAACCTCATTCATTCCAAGCACAAAATGATTGCTATGGGAAGTGCAGCAGCTTTAAGGAATCTCATGGCAAATAGACCTGCAAAGTATAAGGATGCCAATATTATGTCTCCTGGTTCAAGTTTGCCATCCCTTCACGTTAGGAAACAGAAAGCTCTAGAAGCAGAATTAGATGCTCAGCATTTATCAGAAACCTTTGACAACATTGACAACTTAAGTCCCAAGGCATCTCATCGTAGTAAGCAGAGACACAAGCCGAATCTTTATGGTGACTATGTTTTTGACACCAATCGACATGATGATAATAGGTCAGACAATTTTAATACTGGAAACATGACTGTTCTTTCACCATATTTAAATACTACGGTATTGCCCAGCTCTTCTTCCTCAAGGGGAAGTTTAGACAGTTCTCGTTCTGAGAAAGACAGAAGTTTGGAGAGAGAACGAGGTATTGGCCTCAGTGCTTACCATCCAGCAACAGAAAATCCAGGAACCTCTTCAAAACGAGGCTTGCAGATCACTACCACTGCAGCCCAGATAGCCAAAGTCATGGAAGAAGTATCAGCCATTCATACCTCCCAGGACGACAGAAGTTCTGCTTCTACCACCGAGTTCCATTGTGTGGCAGACGACAGGAGTACAGCACGAAGAAGCTCTGCCTcccacacacattcaaacacatacaaCTTCACTAAGTCAGAAAATTCAAATAGGACATGCTCTATGCCTTATGCCAAAGTGGAATATAAAAGATCTTCAAATGATAGCTTAAATAGTGTCACTAGTAGTGATGGATATGGTAAAAGAGGCCAGATGAAGCCCTCAGTTGAATCCTATTCTGAAGACGATGAAAGTAAGTTTTGTAGTTATGGTCAGTATCCAGCTGACCTAGCCCATAAGATACACAGTGCAAATCACATGGATGATAATGATGGAGAACTGGATACACCAATAAATTACAGTCTTAAATATTCAGATGAGCAGTTGAACTCAGGAAGGCAGAGTCCCTCACAGAATGAACGGTGGGCAAGACCCAAGCATGTGATAGaagatgaaataaagcaaaatgagCAAAGACAATCAAGAAGCCAGAACACCAATTATCCTGTCTATTCTGAGAATACTGATGACAAACACCTCAAATTCCAAACACATTTTGGACAACAAGAGTGTGTTTCCCCATTTAGGTCTAGGGGAACCAGTGGTTCTGAAACAAATCGTATGGGTTCTAGTCATGCAATTAATCAAAATGTAAATCAGTCTTTGTGTCAGGAAGATGATTATGAAGATGATAAACCTACCAACTACAGTGAACGTTATTCTGAGGAAGAAcaacatgaagaagaagaagagagaccaACAAATTATAgcataaaatataatgaagagAAACATCATGTGGATCAGCCTATTGATTATAGTTTAAAATATGCCACTGACATTTCTTCCTCACAGAAACCATCATTTTCATTCTCAAAGAACTCATCAGCACAAAGCACTAAAACTGAACATGCCTCTCCAAGCAGTGAGCATGCATCTGCACCTTCATCTAGTGCCAAAAGGCAGGATCAGCTGCTTCCAAGGTCAGCACAGAGAAACAGTCAAACTCAAAAAGGGACTACTTGCAAAGTCCCCTCCATCAACCAAGAAACAATACAGACTTACTGTGTAGAAGACACTCCGATATGTTTCTCAAGGTGCAGTTCATTATCATCGCTGTCATCAGCTGAAGATGAAATAGGATGTGATCAGACAACACAGGAAGCAGATTCTGCTAATACTCTGCAGATAGCTGAAATAAAAGAGAATGATGTAACTCGGTCAACTGAAGATCCTGCGACTGAAGTTCCTTCAGTGTCCCAGAATGCTAGAACCAAACCCAGCAGACTGCAGGCTTCTGGCTTATCTTCAGAATCAACCAGGCATAAAGGTGTTGAGTTTTCTTCGGGAGCCAAATCTCCCTCCAAAAGTGGTGCTCAGACACCCAAAAGTCCCCCAGAACACTATGTCCAGGAGACTCCACTTGTATTCAGCAGGTGTACTTCTGTCAGCTCACTTGACAGTTTTGAGAGTCGCTCCATTGCCAGCTCTGTTCAGAGTGAGCCATGTAGTGGAATGGTGAGTGGCATTATAAGCCCCAGTGACCTTCCAGATAGCCCTGGGCAGACCATGCCACCAAGCAGAAACAAaacccctccacctcctccacagACAGTGCAGACCAAGAGAGAGGCACCAAAAAGCAAAGCACCTGCtgctgagaagagagagagtgggccTAAGCAGACGGCCGTAAACGCTGCTGTGCAGAGGGTGCAGGTCCCTCCAGACGCCGATACTCTGCTACACTTCGCCACAGAAAGTACTCCAGACGGCTTTTCTTGTTCCTCCAGCCTAAGTGCTCTGAGCCTGGATGAGCCATTTATACAGAAGGATGTGGAATTAAGAATAATGCCTCCAGTTCAGGAAAATGACAATGGGAATGAGACGGAAGCAGAACAGCCTGAAGAATCAAATGAAGAACAGGATAAAGAGGTAGAAAAGCCTGACTCTGAAAAAGACTTATTAGATGattctgatgatgatgatattgaaATATTAGAAGAATGTATTATTTCAGCCATGCCAACCAAGTCATCACGCAAAGCCAAAAAGCTAGCCCAGACTGCTTCAAAATTACCTCCACCTGTGGCAAGGAAACCAAGTCAGCTGCCTGTGTATAAACTTCTGCCGTCACAGAACAGGCTGCAGGCACAAAAACATGTTAGCTTTACACCAGGGGATGATGTGCCCCGAGTGTACTGTGTAGAAGGAACACCTATAAACTTTTCTACGGCAACATCTCTAAGTGATCTGACAATAGAATCCCCTCCAAATGAGTTGGCAGCTGGAGATGGGGTTAGAGCAGGTGTGCAGTCAGGTGAATTTGAAAAACGAGATACCATTCCTACAGAAGGCAGAAGTACAGAGGAGGCTCAGAGAGGAAAAGTCTCATCTATAGTTATACCAGACCTGGATGACaacaaagcagaggaaggagataTTCTTGCAGAATGTATCAATTCTGCTATGCCCAAAGGAAAAAGCCACAAGCCTTTCCGAGTGAAAAAGATAATGGACCAAGTCCAACAAGCATCCGTGACTTCATCTGGAACTAACAAAAACCAAATAGACACTAAGAAAAAGAAGCCTACTTCACCAGTAAAGCCCATGCCACAAAGTACTGAATACAGAACGCATGTGAGAAGGAATACAGACTCAAAAGTTAACGTAAACACTGAAGAAACTTTCTCAGACAACAAAGACTCAAAGAAACAGAGCTTAAAAAACAATCCCAAGGACTTCAACGATAAGCTACCAAACAATGAAGACAGAGTCCGGGGAAGCTTCACTTTTGACTCACCGCATCATTACACCCCTATTGAAGGAACTCCTTACTGCTTTTCACGGAATGATTCTTTGAGTTCTCTAGATTTTGATGATGACGATGTTGACCTTTCCAGGGAAAAGGCTGAGTTAAGAAAGGGCAAAGAAAGTAAGGATTCTGAAGCCAAAGTTTCCTGCCACACAGAGCCAAACTCAAGCCAGCAGTCAGCCAGTAAGTCACAGGCTAGTATAAAACATCCAGTAAACAGAGGCCAGTCCAAACCAGTGCTGCAGAAGCAACCCGCTTTCCCCCAGTCCTCCAAAGACGTACCAGACAGGGGGGCGGCAGCAGACGAAAAACTGCAGAATTTTGCTATTGAAAATACTCCAGTTTGCTTTTCTCGAAATTCTTCTCTGAGTTCCCTTAGTGACATTGaccaagaaaacaacaataacaaagaaaatgaaccaaTCAAAGAAGCTGAACCTACCAACTCACAAGGAGAACCAAGTAAGCCTCAGGCATCTGGGTATGCGCCCAAGTCATTTCATGTTGAAGACACCCCTGTCTGTTTCTCAAGAAACAGCTCTCTCAGTTCTCTTAGCATTGACTCTGAGGACGATCTGTTGCAGGAGTGTATAAGTTCTGCCAtgccaaaaaagaaaaggccttCAAGACTCAAGGGTGAGAGTGAAAAGCAGAGTCCTAGAAAAGTGGGTGGCATATTAGCTGAAGATCTGACACTTGATTTGAAAGATATACAGAGGCCAGATTCAGAACATGGTTTATCCCCCGATTCAGAAAATTTTGACTGGAAAGCTATTCAGGAAGGTGCAAACTCCATAGTAAGTAGTTTGCACcaagctgctgctgccgctgcatGTTTATCTAGACAAGCGTCATCTGATTCAGATTCCATTCTGTCACTGAAGTCTGGCATTTCCCTGGGATCTCCTTTTCATCTTACACCTGATCAAGAGGAAAAGCCATTCACAAGTAATAAAGGCCCAAGAATTCTCAAACCTGGAGAGAAAAGCACATTAGAAGCAAAAAAAATTGAATCTGAAAACAAAGGAATCAAAGGTGGGAAAAAGGTTTATAAAAGCTTGATTACGGGAAAGATTCGATCTAACTCAGAAATTTCCAGCCAAATGAAACAACCCCTTCAGACAAACATGCCTTCAATCTCAAGAGGCAGGACAATGATTCACATACCAGGGGTTCGGAATAGCTCCTCAAGTACAAGTCCTGTCTCTAAAAAAGGCCCACCCCTCAAGCCTCCAGCCTCTAAGAGCCCCAGTGAAGGTCCAGTAGCTTCCACGTCTCCTCGTGGAACTAAGCCAGCAGTGAAGTCAGAGCTGAGCCCTATTACCAGGCAAACTTCCCAGATTAGTGGGTCAAATAAGGGGTCTTCTAGATCAGGATCTAGAGACTCCACTCCCTCAAGACCTACACAGCAACCATTAAGTAGGCCAATGCAGTCTCCAGGGCGAAACTCAATTTCTCCTGGTAGAAATGGAATAAGCCCTCCTAACAAACTGTCTcagctgcccagaacatcatctCCCAGTACTGCTTCAACTAAGTCCTCGGGTTCTGGGAAAATGTCGTACACGTCCCCAGGCAGGCAGCTGAGCCAACACAATCTTACCAAACAAGGAGGTTTATCCAAGAATGCCAGCAGTATCCCCAGAAGTGAGTCAGCATCTAAAGGACTGAACCAGATGAATAACGGCAATGGGTCAAATAAAAAGGTAGAACTTTCTAGAATGTCTTCAACTAAATCAAGTGGAAGTGAATCGGACAGGTCAGAAAGACCTGCATTAGTACGCCAGTCTACTTTCATCAAAGAAGCCCCAAGCCCAACCCTGAGGAGGAAACTGGAGGAGTCTGCCTCATTTGaatccctttctccatcttctagACCAGACTCTCCCACCAGGTCCCAGGCACAGACCCCAGTTTTAAGCCCTTCCCTTCCTGACATGTCTCTGTCCACACATCCATCTGTCCAGGCAGGTGGTTGGCGAAAGCTCCCACCTAATCTCAGCCCCACTATAGAGTATAATGATGGAAGACCCGCCAAACGGCACGATATTGCACGCTCCCATTCTGAAAGTCCGTCCAGACTACCAATCAAccgggcaggaacctggaaacgTGAGCACAGCAAACATTCCTCATCCCTTCCTCGAGTGAGCACTTGGAGAAGAACTGGAAGCTCATCTTctattctttctgcctcatcaGAGTCCAGTGAAAAAGCAAAAAGTGAGGATGAAAAGCATGTGAACTCCATGCCAGGACCcagacaaatgaaagaaaaccagGTACCCACAAAAGGAACATGgaggaaaataaaggaaagtgAAATTTCTCCCACGAGCATGGTTTCTCAGACCACTTCCTCAGGTGCTGCCAGTGGTGCTGAATCAAAGACTTTGATCTATCAAATGGCACCTGCTGTTTCTAAAACAGAGGATGTTTGGGTGAGAATTGAGGACTGCCCCATTAACAACCCTAGATCTGGAAGATCTCCCACAGGTAACACTCCCCCAGTGATTGACAGTGTTTCAGAAAAGGGAAATCCAAGCATTAAAGATTCAAAAGACACCCAAGGAAAACAAAGTGTGGGCAATGGCAGTCCTGTGCAAACTGTGGGTCTGGAAACCCGCCTGAACTCCTTTATTCAGGTAGAGGCCCCAGAACAGAAAGGAACTGAGGCAAAACCAGGacagagtaaccctgtccctATAGCAGAGACTGGTGAGACTTGTATAGCAGAGCGCACCCCTTTCAGTTCAAGTAGCTCCAGCAAACACAGTTCACCTAGTGGGACTGTTGCTGCTAGAGTGACACCTTTTAATTACAACCCTAGCCCTAGGAAAAGCAGCGCAGACAGCACCTCAGCCCGGCCATCTCAGATCCCCACGCCAGTGAGCAACAACACAAAGAAGAGAGATTCAAAGACTGACAGCACAGAATCCAGTGGAGCCCAAAGTCCTAAGCGCCATTCTGGGTCTTACCTCGTGACGTCTGTTTAA